One window from the genome of Hydrogenobacter sp. encodes:
- the tuf gene encoding elongation factor Tu (EF-Tu; promotes GTP-dependent binding of aminoacyl-tRNA to the A-site of ribosomes during protein biosynthesis; when the tRNA anticodon matches the mRNA codon, GTP hydrolysis results; the inactive EF-Tu-GDP leaves the ribosome and release of GDP is promoted by elongation factor Ts; many prokaryotes have two copies of the gene encoding EF-Tu): GDNVELEVELIQPVAMEEGLRFAIREGGRTVGAGVVTQILD, encoded by the coding sequence AGGGGATAATGTGGAGCTTGAGGTAGAACTCATACAGCCTGTAGCGATGGAGGAAGGTCTCAGGTTTGCTATAAGGGAAGGAGGAAGGACTGTGGGAGCTGGAGTTGTTACTCAGATTCTTGATTGA